A DNA window from Engystomops pustulosus chromosome 6, aEngPut4.maternal, whole genome shotgun sequence contains the following coding sequences:
- the LOC140065306 gene encoding urokinase plasminogen activator surface receptor-like, with protein MLKGCSRGLPCGTMPYGKTNYGISFLMSLKCCNEDLCNNQTYEKPEPKEPSGFFCTSCFKPDAVEGCDSDEKIQCYDIKDKCFQFSGIVMRPDQKVVNYSIRGCASGSLCRSDLGQLIGAKVLNTTTFNCTDPTQPPSETDKEGTN; from the exons ATGCTGAAGGGCTGCTCTCGTGGACTACCGTGTGGTACGATGCCTTATGGAAAGACCAACTATGGAATCTCTTTTTTAATGAGCTTGAAGTGCTGTAATGAAGATCTCTGTAACAATCAAACGTATGAAA AGCCAGAACCTAAGGAGCCCAGTGGATTTTTCTGCACGAGCTGCTTTAAACCGGACGCCGTAGAAGGATGTGATAGTGATGAGAAGATACAATGCTACGATATAAAGGACAAATGCTTCCAGTTCTCTGGGATAGTCATGAGACCAG ATCAAAAAGTAGTAAACTACTCAATCAGAGGATGTGCATCCGGCTCGTTATGTAGGTCAGACCTGGGTCAGCTGATCGGGGCCAAAGTTCTCAACACAACAACATTTAACTGCACCGATCCAACCCAACCTCCGAGCGAGACGGACAAGGAGGGAACCAACTAA